A single Fodinibius saliphilus DNA region contains:
- a CDS encoding mechanosensitive ion channel family protein, protein MTTNLTEMNISIEQAYDQLIDKLQGWLNATIEMLPNLVLAVIILVAFVILGKLIRKMVNRLLHKATDNKTIIDLLETIAGVIIVGIGVFIALGVLQLQGTVTSLLAGAGIVGLAIGFAFQDIAANFISGVLLSFRHPFGKGDIIESNDYYGTVQKINLRNTLIKTPQGQLVYVPNKVVYENPFINYTASYERRIDLSCGVSYGDDLEKAKKLAIEAVESLDNYDNSREVELYYEEFGGSSINFSIRFWVDFRQNSDFLSARSDAIMAITKKFDEHDIMIPFPIRTLDFGIRGGEKLNTVLGDGKQSTQEDN, encoded by the coding sequence ATGACAACAAATTTAACTGAGATGAACATTAGTATTGAGCAAGCATACGATCAGCTGATAGATAAACTGCAGGGCTGGTTAAATGCAACAATTGAGATGCTTCCAAATTTGGTTCTTGCAGTTATTATCCTTGTGGCTTTCGTGATTTTAGGGAAGCTAATCCGGAAGATGGTAAATCGATTGCTCCATAAAGCGACTGACAACAAAACGATTATAGATCTGCTGGAAACCATCGCCGGTGTAATTATTGTGGGCATTGGGGTATTCATTGCCTTAGGAGTACTCCAGTTGCAGGGTACAGTAACCTCGCTTCTTGCCGGTGCCGGTATTGTCGGTTTGGCCATAGGTTTTGCGTTTCAGGATATTGCAGCGAATTTTATTTCTGGTGTTCTTCTTTCATTCCGACATCCGTTTGGCAAAGGTGATATCATTGAAAGTAACGACTACTATGGAACTGTACAGAAGATAAATCTGCGTAATACTTTGATTAAAACCCCGCAGGGGCAACTCGTCTATGTTCCCAATAAAGTGGTATACGAAAATCCATTTATAAATTATACGGCCAGTTATGAGCGTCGAATAGATTTGTCTTGTGGTGTTTCGTATGGTGATGATCTTGAGAAAGCCAAAAAGCTTGCTATTGAAGCGGTGGAAAGTCTAGATAATTATGACAATAGTAGAGAGGTAGAACTATATTATGAAGAGTTTGGGGGGAGCTCAATAAATTTTAGTATTCGGTTTTGGGTCGATTTTCGTCAAAACAGTGATTTTCTATCTGCAAGAAGTGATGCCATCATGGCGATTACCAAGAAGTTTGATGAGCATGATATCATGATTCCATTCCCTATTCGCACTCTTGACTTTGGAATTCGCGGGGGAGAAAAGTTGAATACTGTGCTGGGCGACGGGAAGCAATCAACGCAGGAGGATAATTGA
- a CDS encoding phospho-sugar mutase produces MQALDSDIQEKIDQWLNGNYDEATKEKIRQQLDNGKYEELTDAFYRNLEFGTGGLRGIMGVGSNRVNKYTFGMATQGLSNYLKKKYPDNEIKVAIAYDCRNNSQSLAKTVADIFSANGIYVYLFDGLRPTPELSFAIRELDCQAGVMLTASHNPKEYNGYKAYDANGCQLVSPEDKAVIQEVQKIDNIDEINFNGDENYIEMVGESIDEKYLAAITELSISHDAIARQKDLSIVFSPIHGTSGVMVPPALKRYGFENVTLVEEQMSFDGDFPTVEYPNPEEEEALSMALEKAKDIDAELVMGTDPDADRVGIAVKDNHGEWVLLNGNQTGTLIINYMLNAWKEAGKLSGDEYVVKTIVTSYLIDHIAEQYGVDCYNTLTGFKYIGELITELEGKKQFIAGGEESYGYLIGEHVRDKDAVVSAAIIAEMTAYYKDKGSSLFESLLDMYIQHGYYRERLVSIYKRGRKGAEEIQQMLKDYRENPPASLDGSEIVMVKDYKMQKAKDLRSRETETIDLPTSNVLQFFTEDGTIVSVRPSGTEPKIKFYCSVNTNLENRAEFDEVTQRLENKMDRVIADLTD; encoded by the coding sequence ATGCAAGCTTTAGACTCTGATATCCAAGAAAAAATTGATCAGTGGTTAAATGGGAATTATGATGAAGCCACTAAGGAAAAAATCCGCCAGCAACTGGACAACGGAAAATATGAAGAGTTAACAGATGCCTTCTATAGGAATCTTGAGTTTGGTACTGGCGGCCTGCGCGGTATCATGGGCGTTGGCTCTAACAGGGTCAATAAATATACCTTTGGAATGGCTACCCAAGGGCTAAGCAATTATCTGAAAAAGAAATATCCAGACAATGAAATTAAAGTAGCTATTGCATATGACTGTCGTAACAATTCGCAGTCACTTGCCAAAACTGTTGCTGATATCTTTTCTGCTAACGGCATCTATGTTTATCTTTTTGATGGTCTGCGCCCTACCCCTGAACTATCCTTTGCGATCCGTGAACTTGACTGTCAGGCAGGCGTTATGTTAACGGCCTCCCATAATCCCAAAGAGTACAATGGATATAAAGCATATGATGCCAATGGCTGCCAGTTGGTATCTCCCGAAGACAAGGCAGTGATTCAGGAAGTACAAAAGATTGATAATATTGACGAAATCAATTTTAATGGTGATGAGAACTATATTGAGATGGTCGGCGAATCAATCGATGAAAAATACCTTGCCGCCATTACTGAACTTTCAATTTCACATGATGCCATTGCCCGTCAAAAAGATTTGAGTATTGTATTCTCTCCTATCCACGGCACTTCCGGAGTAATGGTGCCCCCTGCCCTTAAGCGATATGGATTTGAAAATGTTACTCTTGTTGAAGAACAGATGAGCTTCGACGGAGATTTTCCAACAGTAGAATATCCGAATCCGGAAGAAGAGGAAGCGCTCTCTATGGCCCTGGAAAAGGCAAAAGATATTGATGCGGAACTCGTAATGGGTACCGACCCCGATGCTGATCGCGTGGGTATAGCTGTGAAAGATAATCACGGAGAATGGGTGCTCCTAAACGGTAACCAAACGGGGACACTTATCATTAACTATATGCTTAATGCCTGGAAAGAAGCAGGCAAACTCTCCGGTGATGAGTATGTAGTAAAAACTATTGTAACCTCCTACCTCATCGATCACATTGCGGAACAGTATGGGGTAGATTGCTATAATACGCTCACCGGCTTCAAGTATATTGGAGAACTTATTACAGAGCTGGAAGGAAAAAAACAGTTCATTGCCGGTGGCGAGGAAAGCTATGGCTACCTTATTGGTGAACACGTGCGTGATAAAGATGCTGTTGTCTCTGCTGCTATCATAGCTGAGATGACTGCTTATTATAAAGATAAGGGGAGTAGTTTATTTGAATCCCTGCTGGATATGTATATCCAACACGGATATTACCGCGAACGATTGGTCTCTATCTATAAACGTGGACGTAAAGGAGCCGAAGAGATCCAGCAAATGTTAAAAGATTATCGTGAGAACCCTCCTGCTTCTCTTGACGGTTCAGAAATTGTTATGGTTAAAGATTATAAAATGCAGAAAGCGAAAGATCTCAGATCAAGAGAAACAGAAACAATTGACCTTCCAACTTCTAATGTCCTTCAGTTTTTTACCGAAGATGGTACTATTGTATCAGTCCGCCCCTCAGGTACAGAACCAAAGATAAAGTTCTACTGCAGTGTAAACACAAACCTTGAGAACAGGGCTGAATTTGATGAAGTGACCCAGAGGTTGGAAAATAAAATGGATCGCGTTATCGCTGACCTAACAGACTAA
- a CDS encoding S9 family peptidase — protein MNTLKTVCKLLFFSLLVGGFLFQQQAFGQEKKEYSSVKEALSKSRQLSGSNGPRNVNWIDNGNRYSYMQYNQETESMEIRAYDPATKKDELIFNNTEHTFPDSEKTFEYSSFQWSKDSKYLVFKSNFRPVYRHSGISDYYLYSVEKGSLELLVEDARTAELSPDGQKIGYEREGDLFVYDLQAEQETQLTNSADKYFYNGRFGWVYEEEFGLAQAWVWSPDSKHIAYWQTDERHVNIFQMTDYSGQHPEYEKIPYPKVGDKNPKVKIGVVNVETSEQQWLETPEGGYIPRLYWTSKNDKLAIVHLNRAQTNLKLSFSDINSGNSRLVMEETSDKWIDVFDFFAGINHLFFFPKDSEEFFWISDRDGWSHIYRYGYDGEVKNQVTKGNWEVTYVHTVDYRNNRIYYNSTEESPLQRHLYSVNFNGRNKMKHTKVEGRHNISMGSNGKYFINRYSNISTPTQVELWNTMDGKLEVLEDNVPVEEFTDSHAYSPRELFSFTTSDGQKLDGYIIKPFNFDPTKSYPLVLNIYGGPGAQGVYNSWESSGWNQYLAQKGFVIVNVNNRGSGGYGSDFEKVVYKQLGKYEAKDFAETAEYMAKKDWVDGNNMAIRGHSYGGYMTSYTLFTHPDVFAAGISTAPVTDWRLYDSIYTERYMGLMKNNKEGYKKSASVTHASDLKGKLLLSHSTMDENVHVQNTMQLMTALTSNGKDVDLRIYPPGAHGVAFNTASYYLLYETYTNYLLEHLK, from the coding sequence ATGAACACATTAAAAACAGTATGTAAACTTTTGTTCTTTAGCCTGCTTGTTGGAGGATTCCTTTTCCAACAGCAAGCTTTTGGTCAAGAGAAAAAAGAATATTCAAGTGTTAAAGAAGCCCTCTCAAAAAGTAGGCAACTCAGTGGTTCTAACGGTCCTCGTAATGTCAATTGGATTGACAACGGAAATCGTTACTCCTATATGCAATACAACCAAGAAACAGAAAGTATGGAGATCCGGGCCTACGATCCGGCTACTAAAAAGGATGAACTGATATTTAACAATACAGAACATACTTTCCCTGACTCCGAAAAGACATTTGAATATTCCTCTTTTCAATGGTCAAAAGATTCCAAGTACTTGGTTTTCAAGTCTAATTTTCGTCCGGTTTATCGCCATTCAGGTATCTCAGATTACTATCTATATTCTGTAGAAAAAGGATCACTGGAACTGCTGGTTGAAGATGCTCGTACGGCTGAACTCTCCCCTGATGGACAAAAAATCGGTTATGAGCGTGAAGGCGATCTATTCGTTTATGATTTACAAGCAGAACAAGAAACCCAACTTACCAACAGCGCTGACAAGTATTTTTATAATGGACGTTTTGGATGGGTATATGAAGAAGAGTTTGGGTTGGCTCAAGCTTGGGTTTGGTCACCTGACAGCAAACATATTGCCTACTGGCAAACGGATGAACGTCACGTTAATATTTTTCAAATGACTGATTACTCAGGACAACACCCGGAATATGAAAAGATTCCTTATCCAAAAGTGGGCGATAAAAACCCTAAAGTAAAAATTGGAGTTGTTAATGTTGAAACTTCCGAACAACAGTGGCTGGAAACCCCGGAGGGAGGATATATTCCCCGCCTGTATTGGACATCAAAAAATGATAAACTAGCTATTGTGCACCTTAATCGTGCCCAAACAAATTTAAAGTTATCATTCAGCGACATCAATTCCGGTAACAGTCGGTTGGTTATGGAAGAAACTTCTGACAAATGGATTGATGTGTTTGATTTCTTTGCGGGTATTAATCACCTGTTTTTCTTCCCGAAAGACAGTGAAGAGTTTTTCTGGATCTCTGATCGTGATGGCTGGAGCCACATCTATCGCTACGGTTACGATGGTGAAGTAAAAAACCAAGTTACTAAAGGAAATTGGGAAGTCACCTATGTACACACCGTGGATTACCGTAATAACCGTATTTACTATAACTCTACAGAAGAATCTCCGTTACAGCGTCACCTCTATTCAGTGAACTTTAACGGGCGGAATAAAATGAAACATACTAAGGTTGAAGGGCGCCACAACATTAGTATGGGTTCTAACGGCAAATATTTCATCAATCGCTATTCTAACATTTCTACTCCTACCCAAGTTGAACTTTGGAACACTATGGACGGTAAACTTGAGGTCTTAGAAGATAATGTTCCGGTAGAAGAATTTACCGACTCTCATGCTTACTCTCCCCGAGAACTTTTCTCTTTTACCACATCTGACGGGCAAAAGCTTGATGGCTATATAATTAAACCTTTCAACTTTGACCCCACAAAAAGCTATCCATTGGTTTTAAATATCTATGGAGGTCCCGGGGCTCAAGGAGTATATAATTCTTGGGAATCCAGCGGGTGGAACCAATATCTTGCTCAAAAAGGATTTGTCATCGTTAATGTCAATAACCGAGGTAGTGGCGGATACGGCTCCGACTTCGAAAAAGTTGTTTACAAACAGCTGGGCAAATATGAAGCTAAAGATTTTGCTGAAACAGCAGAGTATATGGCCAAAAAAGACTGGGTGGATGGTAACAACATGGCAATTCGTGGTCACAGCTACGGTGGTTATATGACAAGCTACACCTTGTTTACCCATCCTGATGTGTTTGCGGCTGGCATCTCTACAGCACCTGTAACCGATTGGCGACTATATGACAGTATTTATACCGAGCGATATATGGGACTCATGAAAAACAATAAGGAAGGCTATAAAAAAAGTGCCTCAGTAACCCATGCCAGTGACCTCAAAGGAAAGCTGTTGCTCTCACATTCTACTATGGATGAAAACGTACATGTTCAAAATACGATGCAGCTCATGACTGCCCTTACCAGCAATGGTAAAGATGTGGACTTACGGATCTATCCACCGGGTGCGCACGGTGTTGCTTTTAATACGGCCAGCTACTATCTGCTCTACGAAACATATACTAACTATCTACTCGAACACCTTAAGTAA
- a CDS encoding OsmC family protein: MPKRKANARWNGDLNSGNGEMAFGSGAYKGNYSFKSRFENGSGTNPEELIGAAHAGCYSMALSGVLAEAGFNPESVSTEATVSLEMVDGDPAITTITLEVTANIPGIDADSFQEHAEGAKNNCPVSKALAGVNIELNATLNN; encoded by the coding sequence ATGCCAAAAAGAAAAGCAAATGCTCGTTGGAATGGTGACCTTAATAGTGGAAATGGAGAAATGGCTTTCGGGAGCGGTGCCTATAAGGGTAACTACTCCTTTAAATCCCGGTTCGAAAATGGATCAGGTACCAATCCCGAAGAATTAATCGGTGCCGCGCACGCCGGCTGCTATTCTATGGCACTCTCGGGCGTTCTGGCAGAAGCCGGCTTTAATCCTGAGTCAGTTTCTACCGAAGCGACTGTCTCTCTTGAGATGGTAGATGGAGACCCCGCCATTACTACTATCACACTCGAGGTTACAGCAAATATTCCAGGCATTGATGCCGATTCCTTTCAGGAACATGCTGAGGGAGCCAAAAATAACTGTCCCGTATCTAAAGCCTTGGCCGGCGTCAATATTGAGTTAAATGCTACACTCAATAACTAA
- the lepB gene encoding signal peptidase I, whose protein sequence is MADQLSKEERKKRREKRNNQNEKAKSWLREWLDALMFAAVAALIIRTFFFEAYRIPTPSMEKTLLTGDFLIVSKINYGPRTPMVLGVPFTNIHLPGLVLPWTRLPGFEEVERNDIVVFNYPIDLAPIAAKTNYIKRAVGMPGDSLYLDDAQLYVNGEKATPFPGIQQTYTVKVRDRVRLSPAKVKAAGAQLYRQQGSNGYRVNMTKQIAEKMSQWPEVTSVDPFVLPEDFNEFRQSKFNFSSGFNNHHHLSPFKVPSAGDTVSLTPENYHIYENIITRYEGNNVEQNADQFIINGEETNKYTIQQDYYFVMGDNRDNSEDSRFWGFVPQSHIVGKAGMIYFSWDSERWFPRFGRLLDVIHD, encoded by the coding sequence TTGGCAGATCAACTTTCAAAAGAGGAGCGCAAAAAGCGGCGCGAAAAAAGAAATAACCAAAATGAAAAGGCTAAAAGCTGGTTGCGAGAGTGGCTTGATGCCTTGATGTTTGCGGCTGTTGCAGCACTCATTATCCGTACTTTTTTCTTTGAGGCATATCGCATTCCTACTCCCTCAATGGAGAAAACATTACTTACGGGTGATTTTCTCATTGTTTCTAAAATAAATTATGGACCTCGTACGCCTATGGTCTTGGGAGTTCCTTTTACTAACATCCATTTACCTGGCCTAGTATTACCTTGGACACGTCTGCCCGGTTTTGAAGAAGTTGAGAGAAATGATATTGTTGTATTTAATTATCCCATAGATTTAGCACCTATTGCAGCTAAAACAAATTATATTAAACGGGCGGTTGGTATGCCCGGTGACTCTTTATATCTCGATGATGCACAACTGTATGTAAACGGTGAAAAGGCTACGCCTTTCCCCGGTATACAGCAGACCTATACTGTGAAGGTTCGAGATCGGGTGCGATTGAGTCCGGCAAAAGTAAAAGCGGCAGGTGCTCAGCTTTATCGACAGCAGGGCAGCAATGGCTATCGCGTAAATATGACGAAACAGATAGCAGAAAAAATGAGTCAGTGGCCTGAAGTCACCAGTGTAGACCCTTTTGTATTGCCTGAAGATTTTAACGAGTTTCGACAGAGTAAATTTAATTTCTCTTCCGGCTTTAATAATCATCACCACCTTTCTCCGTTTAAAGTACCTTCTGCCGGTGATACTGTGAGTCTAACTCCTGAAAACTATCATATCTATGAGAACATTATTACCAGATACGAGGGTAACAATGTGGAGCAAAATGCTGATCAGTTTATTATTAATGGTGAGGAGACAAATAAGTATACTATCCAGCAGGATTATTACTTTGTGATGGGAGATAACCGGGATAACAGTGAAGATAGCCGGTTCTGGGGATTTGTACCTCAGTCGCATATTGTAGGAAAGGCAGGCATGATCTATTTTTCTTGGGATAGCGAACGTTGGTTCCCGCGTTTCGGTCGTCTATTGGATGTTATTCATGACTAA
- a CDS encoding ZIP family metal transporter yields MMSELLQHPATDVFLYALVTAVATGLGAIPFFFFKKLTASWLGISNAIASGLMLAASFGLIYEGLNYDLWFTFFGILIGLAFIFFSQKILNGYEDQFGIKNIKQADSTKMLLIVGIMTLHSFTEGVSVGVSFSGGLDLGVFITTAIAVHNIPEGLAICLVLIPRGTSPLKAMWWSIFSSLPQPLMAVPAFLFIEIFRTYLPMGLGFAGGAMIWMVFAELIPDALEDSDSSTVATTITLAIALMIVFQVLIG; encoded by the coding sequence ATGATGAGTGAATTACTACAACACCCGGCAACAGACGTATTCCTTTATGCCCTGGTAACTGCGGTAGCAACGGGTTTAGGAGCTATTCCCTTTTTCTTTTTTAAAAAGCTGACGGCCAGCTGGCTTGGTATCTCCAATGCTATTGCATCAGGTCTTATGCTGGCTGCAAGCTTTGGACTTATCTATGAAGGCCTCAACTATGATCTCTGGTTTACCTTTTTTGGTATACTCATTGGACTCGCATTTATCTTCTTTAGCCAAAAAATATTGAATGGATATGAAGACCAATTTGGGATAAAGAATATAAAACAGGCCGACAGTACCAAGATGTTATTAATTGTCGGTATTATGACCCTTCACTCCTTTACAGAAGGTGTTAGTGTGGGTGTTTCTTTTAGCGGTGGTCTGGACCTTGGAGTATTTATCACCACTGCTATTGCCGTTCATAATATTCCTGAGGGCCTGGCCATTTGCCTTGTCTTAATACCGCGCGGTACATCCCCACTTAAAGCGATGTGGTGGAGTATCTTTTCAAGCCTGCCCCAACCCTTGATGGCCGTACCCGCTTTTCTCTTTATCGAAATTTTTCGCACCTACTTGCCTATGGGGCTGGGTTTTGCCGGTGGTGCCATGATATGGATGGTTTTTGCTGAACTTATCCCCGACGCGCTCGAGGATTCCGATAGTTCAACTGTTGCTACTACCATTACCCTTGCGATAGCACTGATGATTGTCTTTCAAGTGCTTATCGGTTAA
- the lgt gene encoding prolipoprotein diacylglyceryl transferase, translating to MQNSDHLVWNADPVAIDLGTFHLPFPITLYGIFAAFVIIYFGYQWLAPDNQTEDKEPEIHPLKLTGLIIGSFVLGQLAFLILPSPTISEIGPIQLRWYSMLFAGSFVVGIWLTRKMFIHAGRNPLEVDQLFMYVIIATVVGARLGHVLFYDPSFYFRYPFQILAVWNGGLASHGAAIGILLALYVFVNKKKQMSFLWLTDRVVIVVAIAGAFIRTGNFMNSEIIGEPTEMAWGIVFQRLDMVPRHPTMLYEALLCIVVFAILWKVYKNYNNNPPEGSLFGLFLTILFSGRFLLEFTKMEQAAFAADWIFNMGQWLSVPLIIAGIWLISKKVDWQKKPQINA from the coding sequence ATGCAAAATTCTGATCATCTGGTTTGGAATGCAGATCCTGTAGCTATTGATTTAGGTACATTTCATCTCCCTTTCCCAATTACCTTGTATGGCATTTTCGCTGCTTTTGTAATCATCTATTTTGGATACCAATGGCTTGCACCCGACAATCAAACTGAGGATAAAGAGCCTGAAATTCATCCCCTTAAGTTAACTGGCCTCATCATCGGCTCTTTCGTCTTAGGCCAGCTTGCGTTTTTAATATTACCATCCCCCACTATCAGCGAAATTGGTCCTATACAGCTACGTTGGTATAGCATGCTTTTTGCAGGTTCTTTTGTGGTTGGTATATGGCTCACACGAAAAATGTTCATCCATGCCGGTCGCAATCCCCTGGAGGTAGACCAACTCTTCATGTATGTCATTATTGCTACTGTTGTAGGAGCACGGCTGGGACACGTTCTCTTTTATGATCCATCATTCTACTTTCGGTACCCTTTCCAAATTTTGGCTGTCTGGAATGGGGGATTAGCCAGCCATGGAGCTGCTATTGGCATACTGTTAGCGCTTTACGTTTTTGTAAATAAAAAAAAGCAGATGAGCTTTCTGTGGTTGACAGATCGCGTAGTTATAGTAGTAGCTATTGCAGGCGCCTTTATTCGAACAGGTAACTTTATGAACTCCGAAATTATTGGAGAACCTACTGAAATGGCATGGGGTATCGTCTTCCAACGACTTGATATGGTTCCCCGCCACCCAACAATGCTTTACGAAGCTCTGCTATGCATTGTTGTTTTTGCCATACTCTGGAAAGTCTACAAAAACTACAATAACAATCCGCCTGAAGGTTCCCTCTTCGGCCTATTTTTAACAATACTATTTAGCGGACGCTTTTTGCTCGAATTTACAAAGATGGAACAAGCTGCATTTGCCGCTGACTGGATCTTCAATATGGGTCAGTGGCTTAGCGTCCCTCTTATTATTGCCGGGATCTGGCTCATTAGCAAAAAAGTAGATTGGCAAAAAAAGCCACAAATAAACGCATAA
- the rlmN gene encoding 23S rRNA (adenine(2503)-C(2))-methyltransferase RlmN — protein sequence MNTEKDISEKVNLKDLTKAELQEFCEDWELQSFRSDQIFQWLYQKGVHSFDEMTNLSKDLRARLKEVAKIPTIKHIRQQESQDGTIKFLFRLQGEEGHRVESVLIPDFYDDGVANRLTVCVSSQVGCVFGCSFCATGKMGFFRSLTHGEIVDQVQYIDELCEERFGKGITNIVYMGMGEPLHNYQSVVNSANIITDELSIGLSPKRITVSTVGLTKQIKQLADERQPFNLAISLHAANDEKRDEIMPINNSMNLEQLKEAVQYYYNKLHRPITYEYLLFDEFNDSPEDARELAEIVQWVPSKVNIIMYNDVAGVALKRARENRLDNFMQELVKRDITATVRRSRGDDIDAGCGQLAIKDGQPMGKSIRKN from the coding sequence ATGAATACAGAAAAAGATATTTCCGAAAAAGTAAACCTTAAAGACCTTACTAAAGCTGAATTACAGGAGTTTTGCGAGGATTGGGAACTACAATCATTTCGTAGTGACCAAATTTTCCAGTGGCTCTATCAAAAAGGCGTGCACAGTTTTGATGAGATGACCAACCTCTCCAAAGATCTGCGTGCTCGTCTAAAAGAGGTGGCCAAAATTCCCACAATAAAACATATAAGGCAGCAAGAGTCGCAGGACGGAACCATCAAGTTCCTGTTTAGGCTTCAGGGAGAGGAAGGACACCGTGTAGAATCCGTGCTTATTCCTGACTTTTATGATGACGGGGTCGCCAACCGCTTAACAGTATGTGTATCCTCACAGGTTGGATGTGTTTTTGGATGTTCTTTTTGTGCAACCGGTAAAATGGGATTCTTTCGCAGTCTTACCCATGGTGAAATTGTCGACCAAGTTCAATATATCGATGAGCTTTGCGAAGAAAGATTCGGCAAAGGCATCACCAATATTGTGTATATGGGGATGGGCGAACCGCTTCATAACTATCAATCCGTTGTCAACTCAGCTAATATCATTACCGATGAATTGAGTATCGGACTTTCTCCAAAAAGGATAACAGTTTCAACGGTCGGGTTAACAAAGCAGATTAAACAACTAGCCGATGAACGACAACCGTTTAATCTAGCAATTTCTCTACATGCTGCTAACGACGAAAAACGTGATGAGATCATGCCGATCAACAACTCAATGAATCTTGAACAGCTAAAAGAAGCTGTACAATATTATTATAATAAGCTTCACCGCCCTATCACTTACGAATACCTACTCTTTGATGAGTTCAATGACAGTCCGGAAGATGCCCGTGAATTGGCCGAAATTGTACAGTGGGTACCCAGCAAAGTAAACATCATTATGTATAACGATGTTGCGGGTGTGGCTCTTAAACGAGCCCGTGAAAATAGACTGGACAACTTTATGCAAGAACTTGTCAAGCGCGATATTACAGCTACTGTACGTCGAAGTCGCGGTGACGATATTGATGCCGGTTGTGGACAACTGGCTATTAAAGATGGACAACCGATGGGTAAATCGATCAGAAAAAATTGA
- a CDS encoding peroxiredoxin-like family protein — MKSLLKTITLCSLLFTFASTTYAQTSYAPEASEVEPALTGTTIPNASVKTVDDETIELKKIISQKPTVLIFYRGGWCPYCNKHLAELQRVEQKLVDMGYQIMAVSPDRPEILKKSISKHDLDYTLLSDSPMNLTKAFGLAFKVDDKTVQRYKEAGIDLEKNSGYDHHLLPAPAVYLINPDGLITFQYVNPNYKTRIDSDVLLSAAKAYYPED; from the coding sequence ATGAAATCACTTTTAAAAACAATTACACTTTGCTCTCTACTCTTTACGTTTGCTTCTACTACTTATGCACAAACATCCTATGCTCCAGAAGCCTCTGAAGTAGAACCCGCTCTTACAGGGACCACAATACCCAATGCCTCGGTCAAAACAGTTGACGATGAAACTATAGAGCTAAAAAAGATAATTAGTCAAAAACCTACCGTACTCATTTTTTACCGTGGTGGCTGGTGCCCCTATTGCAATAAACATTTGGCTGAACTCCAGCGTGTGGAACAAAAACTCGTGGATATGGGATACCAAATAATGGCTGTAAGTCCTGACCGTCCTGAAATATTAAAAAAGAGTATTAGTAAACACGACCTTGATTATACTCTACTTTCAGACAGCCCAATGAACCTTACCAAAGCCTTTGGGTTGGCTTTTAAAGTGGATGACAAAACCGTTCAACGGTACAAAGAAGCTGGGATTGATCTTGAGAAAAACTCCGGCTATGATCACCATCTGCTTCCTGCTCCAGCAGTTTATCTTATTAATCCCGATGGGCTGATTACATTTCAATATGTGAACCCAAATTACAAAACCCGTATTGATTCAGATGTACTCTTAAGTGCCGCTAAAGCGTACTATCCTGAAGATTAA